Proteins co-encoded in one Bradyrhizobium sp. 170 genomic window:
- the fdh3B gene encoding formate dehydrogenase FDH3 subunit beta, whose protein sequence is MARVKFLCDADRCIECNACVTACKNEHEVPWGINRRRVVTINDGKPGERSVSMACMHCTDSPCAAVCPVSCFYTTADGVVLHSKDLCIGCGYCFYACPFGAPQYPKVGNFGSRGKMDKCTYCAGGPEADATPAEYAKYGANRLAEGKLPICAEMCSTKSLLAGDGAIIAEIYKERVMKRGYGSGAWGWTTAYHEGIAV, encoded by the coding sequence ATGGCTCGCGTCAAATTTCTCTGTGATGCCGACCGTTGCATCGAGTGCAACGCCTGCGTGACGGCCTGCAAGAACGAACATGAAGTGCCGTGGGGCATCAATCGCCGCCGCGTCGTCACCATCAATGACGGCAAGCCCGGCGAACGCTCGGTCTCCATGGCCTGCATGCACTGCACCGATTCGCCGTGCGCCGCGGTGTGCCCGGTGTCGTGCTTCTACACCACGGCCGACGGCGTCGTGCTGCACTCCAAGGACCTGTGCATCGGCTGCGGCTACTGCTTCTACGCCTGTCCGTTCGGCGCGCCGCAATATCCGAAGGTCGGCAACTTCGGATCGCGCGGCAAGATGGACAAGTGCACCTATTGCGCGGGCGGGCCGGAAGCCGACGCGACGCCGGCGGAATACGCCAAATACGGCGCCAACCGCCTCGCCGAAGGCAAGCTGCCGATTTGCGCCGAGATGTGCTCGACCAAGTCGCTGCTCGCCGGAGACGGCGCGATCATTGCCGAGATCTACAAGGAGCGGGTGATGAAGCGCGGTTATGGTTCCGGCGCGTGGGGTTGGACCACCGCTTATCACGAGGGCATCGCTGTCTGA
- a CDS encoding formate dehydrogenase subunit gamma, producing the protein MRTYLTHIRSMVFALAILTVMAAMPVLAQQLGPDGAPNPTASVVPEQKLLQQSPRIEGRIDIPNERARVLLQPAGRQWDHFHEITLHWLGAIVIVGMIAALAAAYLVIGRLGISKGRSGRKVLRFSSFERFSHWLTAASFVVLGLTGLNITFGKIVLLPIIGPEAFSSMSEAAKYVHNYVSAAFVIGLVLIVALWIKDNLPQKVDIDWIKQGGGFIKTKHAPSGRFNAGEKLVFWFALGAGAAVIISGCLLIFPFYVTNIAGMQIAQVVHAVIAVLFIAVIIAHIYIGTLGMEGAFEAMATGEVDLNWAKEHHDLWLEEQLAKERLAARSGQSSAVPAE; encoded by the coding sequence ATGAGGACGTATCTTACCCATATTCGCTCAATGGTCTTTGCGTTGGCAATTCTGACTGTGATGGCGGCAATGCCGGTGCTCGCACAGCAACTTGGCCCGGACGGCGCACCTAATCCGACTGCGAGCGTCGTGCCTGAGCAGAAATTGCTTCAGCAATCGCCACGCATCGAGGGACGGATCGATATTCCAAACGAAAGGGCTCGTGTGCTCTTGCAACCCGCTGGGCGGCAATGGGATCATTTCCACGAAATCACATTGCACTGGCTCGGCGCGATCGTGATCGTTGGCATGATCGCGGCCCTGGCTGCCGCCTATCTGGTCATAGGGCGTTTAGGGATTTCGAAGGGGCGTTCCGGGCGGAAAGTATTACGCTTTAGCTCCTTCGAACGCTTCTCACATTGGCTGACCGCAGCGTCGTTCGTGGTCCTCGGCTTGACCGGGTTGAACATAACGTTCGGCAAGATCGTGCTGCTCCCAATAATCGGGCCTGAAGCGTTTAGCAGCATGTCAGAAGCTGCAAAATACGTGCACAATTACGTCAGCGCCGCCTTCGTCATCGGTCTCGTGCTTATTGTCGCGCTCTGGATAAAGGACAACCTCCCGCAGAAGGTCGACATTGACTGGATCAAGCAGGGGGGCGGCTTCATCAAAACGAAGCATGCGCCGTCGGGGCGTTTCAATGCCGGCGAAAAGCTGGTGTTTTGGTTTGCGCTTGGCGCTGGCGCTGCGGTCATTATTTCCGGTTGTCTACTGATTTTCCCGTTCTATGTGACTAATATCGCGGGGATGCAGATCGCACAGGTCGTGCATGCCGTGATTGCCGTGCTGTTCATTGCGGTTATCATCGCCCACATCTACATCGGCACGCTCGGTATGGAGGGCGCCTTCGAGGCGATGGCCACCGGCGAGGTCGATCTCAACTGGGCGAAGGAGCATCACGACCTCTGGCTCGAAGAACAACTGGCCAAGGAGCGTCTCGCTGCTCGATCCGGACAATCATCAGCAGTTCCGGCGGAATGA
- a CDS encoding DUF3306 domain-containing protein, producing MTRSESILSRWSRMKQQSAEVGEPDGSSELKSIDAEERGDLNEATAPTAVANSPTSPPFDPASLPSLQSITAGTDIRLFLGSNVPVELTKAALRRTWVTDPAIRDFVGIAENQWDFNDPTAMPGFGPLKANDVSAVAGAQQTLAGLGEAEQAREPTKDAVDAEAIPDTRQIDEIDRARAQEYALLAALLSHSPGTQMIEHLSRLSGDTTQLGAAHAGLSAAAAGVAPEQIEREYFDLFVGLGRGQLFPYASYYLTGYLHGRPLARLRQSLKQIGIERTEGKSEPEDHAAVLFEVMAGLASGQIIAPRETERDIFESHIKPWIGRFFSDLEHAESRPFYASVGTLGRIFMEIEAEAFSRSS from the coding sequence ATGACCCGGTCAGAAAGCATCTTGTCGCGCTGGTCGCGAATGAAGCAGCAATCCGCTGAAGTCGGGGAGCCCGACGGTTCATCAGAGCTCAAGTCCATTGACGCAGAAGAGCGTGGCGATTTGAACGAAGCGACGGCTCCGACAGCGGTAGCAAACTCTCCAACCTCTCCTCCCTTCGACCCGGCAAGCTTGCCATCGCTGCAATCGATTACCGCCGGTACGGACATCCGACTGTTTCTGGGATCAAATGTCCCGGTCGAACTAACGAAAGCTGCGCTACGCCGGACCTGGGTAACCGATCCGGCCATTCGCGACTTCGTTGGGATTGCGGAGAATCAATGGGATTTCAATGATCCAACCGCGATGCCTGGCTTTGGACCGCTAAAAGCCAACGATGTCTCTGCTGTTGCCGGTGCACAACAAACTCTTGCCGGGCTGGGAGAAGCCGAGCAGGCCCGCGAACCTACGAAAGACGCTGTCGATGCCGAGGCCATCCCAGACACGCGCCAGATTGATGAGATCGATCGTGCACGGGCGCAGGAGTATGCGCTGCTCGCGGCATTGCTTTCACACAGTCCCGGCACGCAAATGATCGAACATCTGTCTCGCCTAAGCGGCGATACGACCCAGCTGGGCGCTGCGCATGCGGGGCTCAGTGCGGCAGCCGCGGGCGTTGCACCGGAGCAGATCGAGCGCGAATATTTCGATCTTTTCGTCGGACTTGGGCGTGGTCAACTTTTTCCCTACGCGTCCTATTACCTGACGGGTTATCTCCATGGGCGGCCCCTCGCCCGTCTCCGCCAATCCCTCAAGCAAATTGGTATTGAGAGGACGGAGGGAAAATCCGAACCTGAGGACCACGCCGCGGTACTTTTCGAAGTCATGGCGGGGCTCGCCAGCGGCCAGATCATTGCTCCCCGTGAGACCGAACGCGATATCTTCGAGAGCCATATCAAGCCGTGGATCGGACGGTTCTTTTCGGACCTCGAGCATGCCGAATCCAGGCCATTTTATGCGAGCGTCGGAACACTCGGCCGCATCTTCATGGAAATCGAAGCAGAAGCATTCTCGCGTTCATCGTAA
- the rpoH gene encoding RNA polymerase sigma factor RpoH translates to MGIEGQFAGLAVRTPREPALANDGTGKGYFHDIRRFAMLEREQEFELAKRWREHGDRDAANQLVTSHLRLAAKIAMGYRGYGLPVSEIISEGNVGLMHALNRFEPEKGFRFTTYAMWWIKASIQDYILRSWSLVKIGTTSNQKKLFFKLRTAKSKIAAFESGDLRPDQVASIAKSLDVTAQDVVDMNRRLAGDKSINAPIRNDTEVGEWQDHLVDQSPSPEAIVVEQDEQDYQRKALIAAIDVLDDRERRIFEARHLVDEPSTLEDLAAKFSVSRERIRQIDARAFEKVRKAAKNLAVKAHVAMQEA, encoded by the coding sequence ATGGGCATTGAAGGACAATTTGCAGGCCTCGCAGTTCGAACACCGCGCGAACCAGCGCTAGCCAATGATGGCACTGGCAAAGGTTATTTCCACGACATCCGGCGTTTCGCGATGCTCGAAAGGGAGCAGGAGTTTGAGCTCGCCAAGCGCTGGCGCGAGCACGGCGACCGCGATGCCGCCAACCAGCTTGTTACAAGTCATTTGCGTCTCGCCGCCAAAATCGCCATGGGCTACCGCGGCTACGGTCTTCCGGTCTCGGAAATCATCTCCGAAGGCAATGTAGGCTTGATGCACGCATTGAACCGGTTTGAGCCTGAGAAGGGCTTTCGCTTCACCACCTACGCGATGTGGTGGATCAAGGCTTCCATCCAGGACTACATTCTGCGCTCCTGGTCACTTGTGAAAATAGGCACTACCTCGAACCAGAAGAAGCTCTTTTTCAAACTGCGAACCGCAAAGAGCAAGATTGCTGCATTCGAAAGTGGAGACCTGCGCCCGGACCAGGTCGCTTCGATCGCAAAGAGCCTCGATGTCACGGCCCAGGATGTCGTCGACATGAATCGACGCCTCGCCGGCGACAAATCGATCAATGCGCCGATACGTAACGACACCGAAGTCGGCGAATGGCAGGACCATCTCGTCGATCAGTCGCCCTCACCGGAAGCCATCGTCGTCGAACAGGACGAGCAGGACTACCAGCGCAAGGCGCTGATTGCTGCGATCGACGTGCTGGACGACCGCGAACGCCGTATCTTCGAGGCGCGACATTTGGTCGACGAACCATCGACGCTGGAGGACCTCGCGGCCAAATTCAGCGTATCGCGTGAACGCATCCGGCAGATCGATGCTCGCGCGTTCGAGAAAGTGCGAAAGGCGGCCAAGAATCTTGCCGTAAAAGCGCATGTGGCGATGCAGGAGGCTTAA
- a CDS encoding response regulator transcription factor translates to MTKVLLIEDDSETAEEITAELTDRGFEVEWSANGIDGLDKARSSRPDAMIVDRLLPGMDGLTVIEALRKDQVRTPVLVLSALGAVDDRVRGLRMGGDDYLTKPFAIVELIARVEALLRRPAESRETTLRAGQLELDLIERTAKRGDRVIDLLPREFRLLEYMVQRSDQLLTRAMLLEEVWNYKFVPTTNLVDVHMGRLRHKVDGPGEVPMIHNVRGAGFILRTGP, encoded by the coding sequence ATGACAAAAGTGCTTCTGATCGAGGACGACAGCGAAACGGCTGAGGAAATCACCGCCGAACTGACCGATCGCGGTTTTGAAGTCGAATGGTCGGCTAACGGCATCGATGGCCTCGACAAGGCGCGATCGTCGCGGCCGGACGCCATGATCGTCGATCGGCTGTTGCCCGGAATGGATGGACTTACGGTGATCGAGGCGCTGCGAAAGGACCAGGTGCGTACCCCGGTGCTGGTGCTGAGCGCGCTCGGTGCGGTGGACGACCGCGTGCGCGGATTGCGGATGGGTGGCGACGACTATCTCACCAAACCCTTTGCGATCGTCGAACTTATCGCCCGGGTGGAGGCGTTGCTGCGCCGTCCGGCGGAATCGCGCGAAACGACGCTGCGGGCGGGGCAGCTCGAGCTCGATCTGATCGAGCGCACCGCCAAACGCGGCGATCGCGTCATCGATCTGCTGCCGCGCGAGTTTCGCCTGCTCGAATATATGGTGCAACGTAGCGATCAGCTTTTGACGCGGGCCATGCTTCTGGAGGAAGTCTGGAATTACAAGTTCGTTCCGACAACCAATCTTGTGGACGTGCATATGGGCCGCCTGCGGCATAAGGTGGACGGTCCAGGCGAAGTCCCAATGATCCACAATGTCCGCGGCGCCGGCTTCATTCTTCGCACGGGACCATAA
- a CDS encoding DUF3551 domain-containing protein, producing MKMISSMAMASAIAVLVLAFGGLESAQAGPIVPPGHDCIEYDEGGTDCSFTSYAQCDATASGLAAECYGSPIQDDQYRRWNSTTRAPHAR from the coding sequence ATGAAGATGATTTCGTCCATGGCAATGGCTTCGGCTATCGCAGTACTAGTGCTCGCTTTCGGCGGGCTGGAATCGGCACAGGCAGGTCCCATCGTTCCCCCCGGACATGACTGTATCGAATATGACGAGGGCGGGACGGATTGCAGCTTCACGAGCTATGCGCAGTGCGACGCGACGGCTTCGGGGCTGGCCGCGGAGTGCTATGGCAGTCCGATTCAAGATGACCAGTATCGGCGATGGAACAGCACGACCCGCGCTCCGCACGCCAGATAG
- a CDS encoding ATP-binding protein, producing MRQPQFMRSSTFHWTLAVAGVLAVFVITLFGFIYWKVDDYLITRSDRMISSQLDFIVGLPGEQQLSAINQNLKQDSRGVQHAGLFGADGRRIAGNMERIPPELRLNDIVHNVSVIRMLPTGQDARVIRAIARTMPNGNTLIIGREVDETREISHVVGQALALGLLPALCLCLLAGAWLSMRAQKRVEEVNKRVQRIIAGDLRERLPHRNVDEPFSKLAVIVNGMLDEMETMIHALAGVGNDIAHDLRTPLTRARLALERGRINATTVEQLQTVADKAIASIDQSLAIITALLRLAEIENSRRSAAFGSVPLHEMLREVCDLYEPIAENKNVDLRTDVKRSLNVLGDRDLLFEAVANLVDNAIKFTPEGGRVGIELERGDSKTIVRVTDTGPGISEQEREAVLRRFYRSDKIRNTPGVGLGLNLVAAIVKLHGFRLAIHPGPGGRMEIICPDRQSG from the coding sequence ATGCGTCAACCGCAGTTCATGCGTTCGAGTACTTTTCACTGGACCCTCGCGGTGGCCGGGGTGCTCGCAGTTTTCGTCATTACGCTGTTCGGCTTCATCTATTGGAAGGTCGACGACTACCTAATCACACGGTCCGACAGGATGATCAGCAGCCAATTAGACTTTATCGTTGGCCTACCTGGTGAACAGCAGCTGTCTGCGATCAATCAAAATCTGAAGCAGGATTCCCGCGGGGTTCAACATGCCGGACTGTTCGGCGCGGACGGCCGCAGGATAGCCGGCAACATGGAACGGATTCCGCCCGAGCTCAGGTTGAACGATATTGTCCATAACGTCTCGGTCATTCGGATGCTTCCGACAGGGCAGGACGCTCGCGTCATCCGCGCGATCGCCCGAACAATGCCGAACGGCAACACGCTGATCATCGGACGGGAGGTCGATGAAACGAGGGAGATTTCCCACGTCGTCGGTCAGGCGCTCGCACTGGGCCTGTTGCCGGCGCTTTGCCTGTGCCTGCTGGCGGGGGCGTGGTTGAGCATGCGCGCCCAGAAGCGGGTCGAAGAGGTCAATAAGCGGGTGCAGCGCATCATCGCCGGCGATCTGCGCGAACGGCTTCCGCACCGCAATGTCGACGAGCCGTTTTCGAAGCTCGCCGTCATCGTGAATGGCATGCTCGATGAAATGGAAACGATGATCCACGCGCTCGCCGGCGTTGGCAACGACATCGCACACGACTTGCGTACGCCGCTGACACGGGCACGCCTCGCCCTTGAGCGCGGCCGCATCAACGCTACCACGGTCGAACAGCTCCAGACTGTTGCAGATAAGGCGATCGCAAGTATTGATCAGTCGCTGGCCATTATCACTGCGTTGTTGCGTCTGGCTGAAATCGAAAACAGCCGGCGCTCGGCGGCCTTCGGCAGCGTACCCCTGCACGAAATGCTGCGCGAGGTCTGCGACCTCTACGAGCCGATCGCGGAGAACAAGAACGTCGACTTGCGGACCGACGTGAAACGCAGCCTTAACGTGCTCGGCGACCGGGATCTGTTGTTCGAGGCGGTTGCCAACCTCGTTGACAACGCCATCAAGTTCACGCCGGAAGGCGGCCGGGTGGGCATCGAACTGGAGCGCGGCGACAGCAAAACCATCGTGCGCGTTACAGATACGGGCCCTGGCATCAGCGAACAGGAGCGCGAGGCCGTGCTGCGGCGTTTCTACCGGTCGGACAAGATCCGCAATACGCCAGGCGTGGGGCTTGGCCTCAACCTTGTGGCTGCCATCGTAAAGCTTCACGGCTTCAGGCTGGCCATTCATCCCGGCCCAGGCGGCCGGATGGAGATCATTTGTCCCGACCGTCAATCAGGATGA
- a CDS encoding DUF3305 domain-containing protein has product MRSTALTRIAAGVVVERRKAKSPWLDFVWRPIYVLVGTPSATPWTQIGEEVGATTFYAGEAAIELHRTETANYRDNLSSGTPALWVVLRPRLANSSRSAFDILMVTADPSEGEALTDAGNDLVATVPMPAAIIETIDRFIAEHHVERPFNKRQRDRGGPRMPGFRSENTENGK; this is encoded by the coding sequence GTGAGATCAACTGCGCTCACTAGAATTGCGGCTGGTGTGGTGGTCGAACGCCGCAAAGCGAAGAGCCCGTGGCTCGATTTCGTCTGGCGGCCGATTTATGTGTTGGTTGGAACGCCCTCGGCCACACCCTGGACCCAGATCGGTGAAGAAGTCGGCGCGACGACATTCTATGCGGGTGAGGCCGCGATCGAATTGCATCGGACCGAAACGGCGAACTATCGGGACAATCTCTCGTCCGGGACACCCGCGCTTTGGGTCGTGCTGCGACCGAGGCTTGCCAATTCTTCGCGCTCCGCGTTCGACATCCTTATGGTTACGGCTGATCCCTCGGAGGGTGAGGCGTTGACCGATGCCGGCAATGATCTGGTCGCAACCGTTCCGATGCCCGCTGCGATTATCGAGACGATCGACCGCTTCATCGCCGAGCACCACGTCGAGCGCCCCTTCAACAAGCGGCAGCGGGACCGAGGTGGGCCGCGGATGCCTGGCTTCCGCAGCGAGAACACGGAGAACGGCAAATGA
- a CDS encoding HAMP domain-containing sensor histidine kinase, which translates to MFAGIDSFSVQLPDVVRTRTFRWAAGAFAVCIVLFSAFVYWQAVDYMLASTDAALTDELLAIAADSPARQLNAIDDRLSHDPRRIRLAGLFRPDGHRIAGNLASLPPGLKIDAPVQSVAAIRIDPNGPEEMTVRAISRNLPDGNVLAVARNIDELKQLAEVVARALLLGLPLALCFGLAIGMVLSVRAQKRVAEFNTLVRRIVAGDLRQRLRTQGLDHPFDKLAETANGMLDEIEALVREMAGVGNEIAHDLRTPLTRVRLGLERGRANAKSLEELQAATDRAIGGVDQSLTIITKLLRIAEIEYGGRLNELDNVALPDLVREVGDLYAPIAEDKHITLCVVASGDATVRGDRDLLLEAVANLVDNAVKFTPVGGSVELALIPGKNEPVVRVSDSGPGIREDERDAVIRRFYRSDKSRTTFGFGLGLSLVSAIIKLHGFRLTIATGPGCVAQIACTLPTL; encoded by the coding sequence ATGTTCGCAGGGATTGATTCATTCTCCGTGCAGCTTCCCGACGTTGTCCGCACCAGGACATTCCGCTGGGCCGCCGGTGCATTCGCGGTGTGCATCGTGCTGTTCTCGGCTTTCGTTTATTGGCAGGCTGTCGACTATATGTTGGCGAGTACGGATGCCGCCCTTACAGACGAACTCCTCGCTATTGCCGCGGACTCTCCGGCTCGGCAGTTGAACGCTATCGACGATCGATTGAGCCACGATCCGCGTCGCATCAGGCTTGCGGGCCTGTTCCGCCCGGATGGGCATCGAATCGCGGGCAATCTCGCGAGCCTGCCGCCAGGCCTCAAGATCGACGCTCCAGTTCAGAGCGTCGCGGCGATTCGGATCGATCCAAATGGCCCGGAAGAGATGACCGTTCGCGCAATTTCCCGCAACTTGCCGGACGGCAACGTGCTTGCGGTTGCCCGCAACATCGACGAATTGAAGCAGCTTGCGGAGGTCGTGGCGCGAGCCCTGCTATTGGGATTACCCCTCGCCCTGTGCTTTGGCCTGGCGATCGGCATGGTCCTGAGCGTCAGAGCCCAGAAACGCGTGGCCGAATTTAATACACTCGTCCGCCGCATCGTCGCCGGCGATTTGCGACAGCGCCTCCGCACGCAGGGCCTTGACCATCCGTTCGACAAGCTTGCAGAAACCGCAAACGGAATGCTGGACGAAATTGAAGCTCTCGTGCGGGAGATGGCAGGGGTTGGCAACGAAATTGCTCACGATCTCCGTACACCGCTCACCCGGGTGCGCCTCGGCCTCGAACGAGGACGCGCCAATGCCAAGAGCCTCGAGGAGTTACAGGCGGCCACCGACCGGGCGATTGGTGGCGTTGACCAGTCATTGACGATCATAACCAAGCTCTTGCGGATCGCGGAGATCGAATATGGCGGACGCTTGAACGAACTCGACAATGTCGCGCTGCCCGACCTTGTCAGGGAAGTTGGCGATCTATACGCGCCCATCGCGGAGGACAAGCATATCACCCTGTGCGTGGTGGCGAGCGGTGATGCAACAGTGCGCGGCGACCGAGACCTGCTTCTTGAGGCAGTGGCCAACCTGGTCGACAATGCCGTGAAATTCACACCCGTAGGTGGGTCTGTCGAGCTCGCCCTGATCCCCGGCAAAAACGAACCCGTCGTTCGAGTTTCGGACTCGGGACCCGGCATCCGGGAGGATGAGCGGGATGCCGTCATTCGGCGCTTCTACCGTTCGGACAAGAGCCGAACCACATTCGGGTTTGGCCTGGGTCTGAGCCTGGTGTCAGCGATCATCAAGCTGCACGGCTTCCGGCTCACGATAGCAACCGGTCCAGGTTGCGTGGCTCAGATCGCATGTACACTTCCTACCCTTTGA